The Citrifermentans bemidjiense Bem genome window below encodes:
- a CDS encoding BON domain-containing protein, with protein sequence MAKFRRIVFLILCACMAASVTTGCRTTPKHDSAGEFVDDSMITTRVKAAIFDEMALKTFQINVTTFQGVVQLSGFVDSADNAKRAGEIARGVKGVKEVRNDLIAK encoded by the coding sequence ATGGCAAAGTTTCGGCGCATCGTATTTCTCATCCTCTGTGCCTGCATGGCAGCCTCTGTCACCACCGGTTGCAGGACCACACCCAAGCATGACAGCGCGGGCGAGTTCGTCGACGACTCGATGATCACGACGCGCGTGAAAGCGGCCATCTTCGACGAGATGGCGCTGAAGACCTTCCAGATCAACGTCACCACCTTTCAGGGGGTGGTGCAGTTGAGCGGCTTTGTGGACTCCGCCGACAACGCCAAGCGGGCAGGCGAGATCGCCCGCGGCGTCAAAGGGGTAAAAGAGGTGAGAAACGACCTGATCGCCAAGTGA
- a CDS encoding DUF2795 domain-containing protein, which translates to MATRGTGHSPANVTKNLKGIDFPADKKDLVKHAQHMKAEKVVIDEIQKMEDREYGNMADVMKAFGGKGSEEGSSKSSSKQQQPGSQAGQSKSHSKSHH; encoded by the coding sequence ATGGCAACGCGTGGTACTGGTCACTCACCGGCAAATGTGACGAAAAATCTCAAAGGCATAGACTTCCCGGCAGATAAAAAGGATCTGGTAAAACACGCCCAGCATATGAAAGCCGAGAAAGTCGTCATCGACGAAATCCAGAAAATGGAAGACCGGGAATACGGCAACATGGCCGACGTCATGAAAGCGTTCGGCGGGAAAGGGTCCGAGGAGGGCTCATCCAAATCGAGCAGCAAGCAGCAACAACCAGGCAGCCAGGCGGGGCAGAGCAAGTCCCACAGCAAGTCGCACCACTAA
- a CDS encoding complex I subunit 5 family protein — MTVELAPFPVLAPLFLAAVLAALEHATNRHRILDLLSLATVAAVLVLDLLLLKRSLSGTVVYWFGAWTPMQGFPVGIAFVVDPVAALLALFAAFLTAMGFLYSWHRFKAIGTYYHTLMLLFLASMQGFCLTGDLFNMFVFFEMMGVTAYALTGYKIEDSGPLEGALNFAVMNSIGGLMVLFGIGLLYGITGGLNLAWAGAFLEGKAGGATVAAAFLLLSLGFLVKGAIVPFHFWLPDAHAVAPTPASVLFSGIMVQLGLYAVARIYWVVFSDALDPAPLRLLLLSAGAATAVLGAVMALLQRHLKRMLAFSTVSHSGMMLTGIALMDPSALAGTLLYLVGHGAVKGALFVCTGIILYHYNSVDEETLRGKCLPLKATGALFCLCGVALAGLPPFGTWAGKGVLEQSAESLGYGWLPPLFLICSAITGGVVLRAGGSLFYGVGSANFLSSSAPSSGKKEEPEAFEEKGATPRMMLLPLVLLIVVAVGAGALPQVQSSLAEGAARLADGKGYRATVLKGGAYAAAALPQPDRPDLAMGVAAALAALAVAGIFLAPPDAVRPLRGLRRALEGPVALLRSLHSGYIGDYTAWFLAGAAVMTLFAILSQ; from the coding sequence ATGACCGTGGAACTCGCCCCCTTTCCCGTTCTGGCTCCGCTTTTTTTGGCGGCGGTTTTGGCGGCGCTGGAGCATGCGACCAACCGGCACCGGATCCTCGACCTCCTCTCTTTGGCCACCGTCGCGGCCGTGCTGGTCCTGGACCTGCTCCTTTTGAAACGCTCCCTCTCCGGCACCGTAGTCTACTGGTTCGGCGCCTGGACTCCGATGCAAGGCTTTCCCGTAGGGATCGCCTTCGTCGTGGATCCGGTCGCCGCCCTCCTCGCCCTTTTCGCGGCTTTTCTCACCGCCATGGGATTTCTCTATTCCTGGCACCGTTTCAAGGCGATCGGCACCTACTATCACACGCTCATGCTCCTTTTCCTCGCCTCCATGCAGGGCTTCTGCCTCACCGGCGACCTCTTCAACATGTTCGTCTTCTTCGAGATGATGGGGGTCACCGCCTATGCGCTCACCGGGTACAAGATCGAGGACAGCGGCCCCTTGGAAGGAGCGCTCAACTTCGCCGTGATGAACAGCATCGGCGGCTTGATGGTCCTCTTCGGGATCGGCCTCCTTTACGGCATCACCGGCGGGCTCAACCTCGCCTGGGCCGGCGCGTTCCTTGAGGGAAAAGCGGGAGGGGCAACTGTCGCTGCGGCCTTCCTACTCTTAAGCCTGGGGTTCCTGGTGAAGGGGGCCATCGTCCCCTTTCATTTCTGGCTTCCCGACGCCCATGCCGTCGCCCCTACCCCCGCCTCCGTCCTTTTCTCCGGCATCATGGTGCAGCTGGGGCTCTACGCGGTGGCGCGCATCTACTGGGTCGTCTTCAGCGACGCGCTCGACCCCGCCCCCTTGCGGCTCCTGTTGCTGTCTGCTGGTGCCGCTACGGCCGTTTTGGGAGCCGTCATGGCACTCCTGCAACGGCACCTGAAACGGATGCTCGCCTTCTCCACGGTAAGCCACAGCGGGATGATGCTGACCGGGATCGCCCTCATGGACCCGTCCGCCCTCGCCGGGACCCTCCTCTACCTGGTCGGGCACGGGGCGGTCAAGGGGGCCCTCTTCGTCTGCACCGGGATCATCCTCTATCACTACAATTCGGTGGACGAGGAGACCCTGCGCGGCAAGTGCCTCCCCCTGAAGGCGACCGGCGCCCTCTTCTGCCTTTGCGGCGTAGCTCTCGCCGGGCTCCCCCCCTTCGGGACCTGGGCCGGAAAGGGAGTGCTGGAGCAGAGCGCCGAGAGCCTCGGCTACGGGTGGCTCCCCCCCCTGTTCCTGATCTGCTCAGCCATCACGGGCGGGGTGGTGCTGCGCGCCGGGGGAAGCCTTTTCTACGGCGTAGGCTCTGCCAACTTCCTCTCCAGTTCGGCCCCGTCCTCGGGTAAAAAGGAGGAACCGGAGGCTTTCGAGGAGAAAGGGGCGACACCGAGGATGATGCTCCTTCCCCTGGTCCTATTGATTGTGGTCGCAGTCGGGGCCGGGGCCTTGCCGCAGGTGCAGAGTTCCCTTGCAGAAGGAGCAGCGAGGCTCGCGGATGGGAAAGGGTACCGGGCTACGGTGCTAAAGGGCGGGGCTTACGCTGCGGCAGCGCTGCCGCAACCCGACCGACCGGATTTGGCAATGGGAGTGGCTGCGGCCCTCGCGGCGCTAGCCGTGGCGGGAATTTTTCTGGCCCCGCCGGACGCGGTGCGGCCGCTGAGGGGCCTGCGGCGCGCGCTCGAAGGACCGGTAGCGCTCTTAAGATCCCTGCACAGCGGCTACATCGGGGACTACACCGCCTGGTTTCTGGCAGGGGCCGCAGTCATGACGCTTTTCGCCATATTGTCGCAATGA
- a CDS encoding NADH-quinone oxidoreductase subunit K: MNMLPFLVALWLLLVGLYGVSTTINSIHLVSSLFVAQSSGYLLLLSLGYLKGGTAPILDQVPLGSRPVDPVVQALTMTDVVVGAAVSALILACALQAFKKSGTLDPRRTPPMRG; this comes from the coding sequence ATGAACATGCTCCCGTTCCTTGTCGCACTCTGGCTCCTCCTGGTCGGGCTTTACGGGGTTTCGACCACGATAAACAGCATCCACCTGGTCAGTTCCCTCTTCGTGGCCCAGTCTTCGGGCTATCTGCTCCTCCTCTCCCTGGGGTACCTCAAGGGGGGGACCGCCCCCATACTGGACCAGGTGCCGCTCGGTTCGCGGCCGGTCGATCCGGTGGTGCAGGCGCTGACCATGACCGACGTCGTCGTGGGAGCGGCCGTCTCCGCCCTGATCCTCGCCTGTGCGCTGCAGGCCTTCAAAAAGAGCGGGACGCTCGACCCCAGGCGTACCCCGCCCATGAGGGGATGA
- a CDS encoding MnhB domain-containing protein has translation MSERFRIMLYLVSALAFAAALGAAFAGLPEFGAYSGAYGPLVLESMQGMRHTQQGVAAVTFDYRGFDTLGEEFMLFAAVAGALLLLRRQESERFREPKDQASDRAGIEPAPAILGLGLLMFPFTLLLGIYVVLHGHLTPGGGFQGGVLLATAFYYVYLSGEYGDLLEVAAGDTVARFEAAGAAGFLLLGTVPLFAARPYLQNVLPLGNLGELFSAGTLPLLNCAVGIEVTAAFLLVISAFLRQVLLIRKGKHS, from the coding sequence ATGAGCGAACGGTTCCGCATCATGCTCTACCTCGTTTCGGCGCTGGCCTTCGCGGCGGCGCTAGGCGCCGCATTCGCCGGGCTCCCGGAATTCGGCGCCTATTCCGGCGCCTACGGCCCCCTGGTGCTGGAAAGCATGCAGGGGATGCGGCACACCCAGCAGGGCGTTGCGGCGGTGACCTTCGACTACCGCGGCTTCGATACGCTGGGGGAGGAGTTCATGCTCTTCGCCGCGGTGGCAGGCGCCCTCCTTCTTTTGCGCCGGCAGGAATCGGAGCGCTTCCGGGAACCCAAGGACCAGGCAAGCGACCGCGCCGGCATTGAACCGGCACCGGCTATCCTGGGGCTCGGCCTGTTGATGTTTCCTTTTACGCTGCTCCTGGGGATCTACGTGGTGCTGCACGGGCACCTCACTCCGGGGGGCGGGTTCCAGGGAGGCGTTTTGCTGGCGACGGCCTTCTACTACGTCTATCTGAGCGGGGAGTACGGCGACCTTCTTGAGGTCGCCGCCGGCGACACCGTGGCACGGTTCGAGGCCGCGGGTGCGGCGGGGTTCCTCCTCCTGGGGACGGTCCCGCTCTTCGCGGCGCGTCCGTATCTGCAGAACGTGCTGCCGCTGGGAAACTTGGGGGAACTCTTCTCCGCAGGGACGCTCCCGCTTTTGAACTGCGCAGTGGGGATCGAGGTGACCGCCGCCTTTCTCCTGGTGATCTCGGCCTTTCTGAGGCAGGTACTCTTGATACGAAAGGGGAAACATTCATGA
- a CDS encoding hydrogenase subunit MbhD domain-containing protein: MDPLLTVAFVMVALAGWAVVAVRDPLEQSIVVGFFGLLLSLLFTLLQAPDVALSEMVVGAVAVPLMVLITVAKTRSGRKQ; the protein is encoded by the coding sequence ATGGACCCGCTATTAACGGTGGCATTCGTGATGGTGGCGTTAGCCGGATGGGCTGTGGTGGCGGTGCGGGACCCGCTGGAGCAGTCGATCGTGGTCGGTTTCTTCGGGCTTTTGCTGAGCCTATTGTTCACCCTGCTCCAGGCGCCTGACGTAGCGCTTTCCGAGATGGTGGTCGGCGCCGTCGCCGTTCCGCTGATGGTACTGATAACGGTAGCGAAGACCCGCTCCGGGAGGAAGCAATGA
- a CDS encoding monovalent cation/H(+) antiporter subunit G: MTPDVSASPAALALLLPALFICAFCCLALAVMKGFYVKLHYLAPPAVLAGVLVAAAIAFEEGMGANAVKAGLVLLVLLIGNPVITFAAARAYHLRQVSRQEAEDGKREEEAQKDGADGP; this comes from the coding sequence GTGACCCCGGACGTCTCAGCAAGCCCCGCGGCCCTAGCGCTCCTTTTGCCGGCGCTTTTCATCTGCGCCTTCTGCTGCCTGGCCCTGGCGGTAATGAAGGGGTTCTACGTGAAGCTGCACTACCTGGCTCCCCCCGCCGTCCTGGCAGGGGTCCTGGTGGCGGCAGCCATTGCATTTGAGGAAGGAATGGGAGCCAACGCGGTCAAGGCGGGGCTGGTGCTCCTGGTGCTCTTGATCGGAAACCCGGTCATCACCTTCGCGGCGGCGCGCGCCTACCACCTGCGGCAGGTCTCCCGGCAAGAGGCCGAGGATGGAAAGCGTGAGGAGGAGGCGCAAAAGGACGGGGCAGATGGTCCCTAA
- a CDS encoding MrpF/PhaF family protein — translation MNLWLIAALVLLLLMAPCGWFCCKGEIMERFVALQMAQILAVLTLLLLAEGYGRDIYFDLALVLATLSFASGLVYIRFLERWL, via the coding sequence ATGAACCTCTGGCTGATTGCGGCATTGGTCCTTCTCTTGTTGATGGCCCCCTGCGGCTGGTTCTGCTGCAAGGGGGAGATCATGGAGCGTTTCGTCGCCCTGCAGATGGCGCAGATCCTGGCCGTATTGACGCTGCTCCTTCTGGCCGAGGGGTACGGCCGCGACATCTACTTCGACCTCGCCCTGGTGCTGGCGACCCTCTCCTTTGCCTCCGGGCTCGTCTACATCCGCTTCCTGGAGCGCTGGCTGTGA
- a CDS encoding Na+/H+ antiporter subunit E — translation MFFKDGIVFALCAWLLFLGLYLLMAGKTDGSELAAGAFAATVTLFLVSMLRERFKKPLRIKPRWLWLLWRVPVAMLTETWQLLVALCRALAGKPVEGELIEYPFPGPDDRHESARRAVMTFGVCITPNSYLVYVDREQKRVLIRQLVGKELSKIDRLFVELP, via the coding sequence ATGTTCTTTAAGGACGGCATCGTATTCGCGCTCTGCGCCTGGCTCCTATTTCTCGGGCTCTACCTTCTCATGGCGGGGAAAACCGACGGGAGCGAATTGGCGGCAGGCGCCTTCGCGGCGACCGTCACCCTCTTTCTCGTCAGCATGCTGCGGGAGCGCTTTAAAAAGCCCCTGCGCATCAAGCCGCGCTGGCTTTGGCTTCTTTGGCGCGTGCCGGTGGCCATGCTGACCGAAACCTGGCAGCTGCTGGTAGCCCTTTGCCGGGCACTGGCCGGCAAACCTGTGGAGGGGGAGCTCATCGAGTACCCTTTCCCCGGGCCCGATGACCGCCACGAGTCGGCGCGCCGCGCCGTGATGACCTTCGGCGTCTGCATCACCCCGAACAGTTACCTGGTCTATGTCGACCGGGAGCAAAAGCGGGTGCTGATCCGGCAACTGGTGGGGAAAGAGCTGTCTAAAATCGACCGGCTCTTCGTGGAGCTCCCATGA
- a CDS encoding cation:proton antiporter: MLARLLALNLELSHCLLLGAIMSPTDPVAVLPTLRSLGIPDRLNAWIAGEALFNDGIGIVLFVALLGMARSGGKPQLTQLGAAFAQQAVGGIIFGALLGWAGYLLIKSVDNYRLEILITLALVTGGYSLAQNFGVSGPLAMVMTGLLIGGRGRKLAMSEHTRDHLDQFWDLVEKYLNAILFTLIGLEVLVLSSRLSLVQLLTGVLSIPLVLLGRFLSVLAVGAFVRLREPFSLRDAWIMTWSGLRGGIAVALAMSLPRGMGLGTLVITSYIVVLFSILVQGPTLKYLVKRA; encoded by the coding sequence TTGCTCGCCAGGCTGCTCGCTCTCAACCTGGAGCTCTCGCACTGCCTGCTCCTGGGGGCCATCATGTCCCCCACCGACCCGGTCGCCGTCCTTCCCACCCTGCGCAGCCTGGGGATCCCGGACCGGCTGAACGCCTGGATCGCCGGGGAGGCACTCTTCAACGACGGCATCGGCATCGTGCTCTTCGTGGCCCTCCTGGGGATGGCGCGCAGCGGCGGGAAACCGCAGTTGACCCAGCTGGGCGCCGCGTTCGCGCAGCAGGCGGTGGGAGGAATTATCTTCGGCGCGCTCCTTGGGTGGGCCGGGTACCTCCTCATCAAGAGCGTGGACAACTACCGGCTGGAGATATTGATCACGCTGGCGCTCGTTACCGGCGGCTATTCGCTGGCCCAGAACTTCGGCGTCTCAGGGCCGCTCGCCATGGTGATGACCGGGCTTCTCATCGGCGGGCGGGGGAGAAAGCTCGCCATGTCCGAGCACACCCGGGACCATTTGGACCAGTTCTGGGACCTGGTGGAGAAGTACCTGAACGCCATCCTGTTCACCTTGATCGGCCTGGAGGTCCTGGTGTTGAGCAGCAGGCTTTCGCTGGTCCAGCTCTTGACCGGGGTGCTGTCCATCCCGCTGGTGCTCCTGGGAAGGTTCCTGTCGGTGCTGGCGGTGGGTGCGTTTGTGAGGCTGCGCGAGCCGTTCTCGCTGCGGGACGCCTGGATCATGACCTGGAGCGGCCTCAGGGGGGGGATCGCCGTCGCGCTCGCCATGTCCCTGCCGCGCGGGATGGGGCTCGGCACCCTGGTGATCACCAGCTATATCGTGGTCCTTTTTTCCATCCTGGTGCAGGGGCCGACGCTCAAGTACCTGGTAAAGCGGGCCTGA
- a CDS encoding amylo-alpha-1,6-glucosidase, producing the protein MTTVTRDFHFDRHDEKTKTRQLLEQEWLLTNGLGGYASGTVCGALTRRYHGLLIAAYPSPLGRMVMLNRLTESIRFPDGSTVRFGGDQREGGLDYEGIEYLTGFRLEDGLPVWRYEFMGSVIEKQLVMVHKQNTVHLIYRLLSGEQKVRLKLQPYLQFRPHDASVDQVTDDPYMFTAVQNRYQISTGSHAPQLRLVINGGRGNFTLEEKQSTDIFYDVENARGYDALGTLWTAGYFAVDLGMDQEAALTASTETWETLAALPPEAALAMERERRRLILAAADPRARQGLAAELVLATDQFIITPAGRHKDSVRAHAMGDEVCTVIAGYHWFTDWGRDTMISLEGLTLATGRHMEAGWILRTFAHYVRNGLIPNLFPEGHNDGLYHTADASLWFFHAVNRYLQHTGDDATLQLIMPQLRHIIDKHLSGTSFGIRVDPSDGLLTQGAEGYQLTWMDAKVGDWVVTPRRGKAVELNALWYNALRLMQQWTEQNDPAYSRQLGSFADQTCRSFNSRFWYAEGGYLYDVVDGELGDDSACRPNQLFAISLEHSVLERDKWSPVLETVRTRLLTPVGLRTLAPGHPDYKPTYHGDLRARDAAYHQGTVWPWLIGTFVDSWLKLYPDQVQTAHSFLDGLARQMNHQCIGSISEIFDAEKPYHPKGCIAQAWSVAEMLRCWLKTSP; encoded by the coding sequence ATGACCACAGTGACACGCGACTTCCATTTCGACCGGCATGACGAGAAGACCAAGACGCGGCAGCTCCTGGAGCAGGAGTGGCTTCTCACCAACGGCCTGGGAGGCTACGCCTCCGGCACCGTCTGCGGCGCCCTCACCCGCCGCTATCACGGGCTTCTCATCGCAGCCTATCCCTCGCCGCTTGGGCGCATGGTGATGCTGAACCGGCTCACCGAGTCGATCCGCTTCCCCGACGGGAGCACGGTCCGCTTCGGAGGCGACCAGAGGGAGGGGGGACTCGATTACGAGGGGATCGAGTACCTGACCGGGTTCCGCCTGGAAGACGGGCTCCCGGTCTGGCGCTACGAGTTCATGGGGAGCGTGATCGAGAAGCAGCTGGTAATGGTGCACAAGCAGAACACGGTGCACCTGATCTACCGGCTCCTCTCCGGCGAGCAGAAGGTGAGGCTCAAACTGCAGCCCTATCTGCAGTTCCGCCCGCACGACGCCTCGGTGGACCAGGTGACCGACGACCCGTACATGTTCACCGCGGTGCAAAACCGCTACCAGATCTCCACTGGAAGCCATGCGCCGCAGTTAAGGCTCGTGATCAACGGGGGACGCGGCAACTTTACCCTGGAGGAGAAGCAGAGCACCGACATCTTCTACGACGTGGAAAACGCCCGCGGCTACGACGCCCTGGGAACGCTCTGGACCGCAGGCTACTTCGCGGTCGACCTGGGGATGGATCAGGAGGCGGCGCTGACCGCCTCCACGGAAACCTGGGAAACCCTGGCCGCCCTCCCTCCCGAGGCGGCGCTCGCCATGGAAAGGGAGCGGCGCCGGCTTATCCTGGCCGCGGCGGACCCCAGGGCCCGCCAGGGGCTCGCGGCAGAGCTCGTCCTTGCCACGGACCAGTTCATCATCACCCCGGCCGGCAGGCACAAGGACAGCGTGCGCGCTCACGCCATGGGGGACGAAGTCTGCACCGTGATCGCCGGCTACCACTGGTTCACCGACTGGGGACGCGACACCATGATCTCGCTGGAGGGGCTCACCCTTGCCACCGGGCGCCACATGGAGGCGGGATGGATCCTTAGGACCTTCGCCCACTACGTGAGAAACGGGCTGATACCGAACCTCTTCCCGGAGGGGCACAACGACGGGCTCTACCACACCGCCGACGCGAGCCTCTGGTTCTTCCACGCCGTCAACAGGTATCTGCAGCACACCGGGGACGACGCGACGCTGCAGTTGATCATGCCCCAGCTGCGGCATATCATCGACAAGCACCTCTCCGGCACCAGCTTCGGCATCAGGGTGGACCCAAGCGACGGGCTACTCACGCAGGGGGCCGAGGGGTACCAGCTCACCTGGATGGACGCCAAGGTAGGGGACTGGGTGGTGACCCCGCGCCGGGGGAAGGCGGTGGAGCTGAACGCCCTCTGGTACAACGCGCTCAGGTTGATGCAGCAGTGGACCGAGCAAAACGACCCCGCCTACTCGCGCCAGTTGGGCTCCTTTGCCGACCAGACCTGCCGCTCCTTCAACAGCCGCTTCTGGTATGCCGAGGGGGGCTACCTGTACGACGTGGTGGACGGCGAATTGGGGGACGACAGCGCCTGCCGCCCCAACCAGCTCTTCGCCATCTCGCTCGAACACTCGGTGCTGGAGCGTGACAAGTGGTCCCCGGTGCTGGAGACGGTGAGAACAAGGCTGCTCACCCCGGTCGGGCTCCGCACGCTCGCCCCCGGGCACCCCGACTACAAACCTACCTACCACGGCGACCTGAGGGCCCGCGACGCCGCCTACCACCAGGGAACCGTCTGGCCTTGGCTGATCGGGACCTTCGTCGACTCCTGGCTGAAGCTCTACCCCGACCAGGTCCAGACCGCGCACAGCTTCCTGGACGGGCTGGCGCGCCAGATGAACCACCAGTGCATAGGCTCCATCAGCGAGATCTTCGACGCGGAAAAGCCCTACCACCCCAAGGGGTGCATCGCCCAGGCCTGGAGTGTCGCCGAGATGCTCAGGTGCTGGTTGAAGACCTCGCCCTGA
- the treZ gene encoding malto-oligosyltrehalose trehalohydrolase has product MTALQRRLAMGAEIVPEGVHFRVWAPAHRKVEVVLEGGAGQGSSVELESEEEGFFAGLSREARAGSLYRYRLDEAMNLHPDPASRFQPDGPHGPSQVVDPSKYRWSDGEWPGVVREGHVIYEMHLGTYTQEGSWRAAAEQLQELKELGITLVEVMPVADFPGRFGWGYDGVNHFAPTRLYGEPDDMRSFVDKAHRLGLGVLLDVVYNHFGPEGNYLAQFSQYYYAEEDGEWGKAMNFDGRRSRPVREFFASNAAYWIDEFHLDGLRFDATHAIHDDSPIHVLGEITEKARIAAGRRAILLVAESENQDARCLRDKEAGGFGMDAVWNDDFHHSAYVALTGYHDAYYSEYFGSPQELASAAKWGYLYQGQFYFWQGKRRGSPTIGVSPACFVNYIQNHDQIGNSAWGMRIDRLTNPAALRTMTAFLMLAPQTPMIFQGQEFSASSPFMYFADLSPEISQAVHAGRIEYLKQFTNIDAPEIIDTIDKPYEVKTFEQSRLHLKERERHAKTYALYRDLIRLRREDRVFSRGYACHIEGAVLGASAFLLRYFLKGDQRLLLINLGRELHLVPIPEPMLAPPEGCDWEILWTSEKLEFGGSGTPKLDTEKFWRIQGNAAVVLIPVRQGEEP; this is encoded by the coding sequence ATGACTGCGCTACAAAGACGGCTGGCCATGGGAGCGGAGATTGTCCCGGAAGGTGTCCACTTCCGAGTTTGGGCCCCGGCGCACAGGAAGGTGGAGGTGGTGCTGGAGGGAGGGGCCGGCCAGGGGAGTTCGGTGGAGCTGGAATCGGAAGAGGAAGGTTTTTTTGCCGGATTAAGCCGCGAGGCGCGGGCGGGGTCGTTGTACCGCTATCGGCTGGACGAGGCAATGAACCTCCACCCCGATCCCGCCTCGCGCTTCCAGCCCGACGGTCCGCACGGCCCCTCGCAGGTGGTCGACCCTTCCAAATACAGGTGGAGCGATGGCGAATGGCCCGGGGTCGTGCGCGAGGGGCACGTGATCTACGAGATGCACCTGGGGACCTATACCCAGGAAGGGAGTTGGCGGGCGGCGGCGGAGCAGCTCCAGGAACTGAAGGAGTTGGGGATCACCCTGGTAGAGGTGATGCCGGTGGCGGATTTCCCCGGCAGGTTCGGCTGGGGGTACGACGGGGTGAACCACTTCGCCCCCACGAGGCTTTACGGCGAGCCGGACGACATGCGCAGCTTCGTGGACAAGGCCCACCGCCTGGGGCTCGGAGTGTTGCTGGACGTGGTCTACAACCACTTCGGCCCGGAAGGGAACTACCTGGCCCAGTTCTCCCAGTACTACTACGCGGAAGAGGACGGCGAATGGGGCAAGGCGATGAACTTCGACGGCAGGCGCAGCCGCCCGGTAAGGGAGTTCTTCGCCAGCAACGCCGCCTACTGGATCGACGAGTTCCACCTGGACGGCCTGCGCTTCGACGCCACCCACGCCATTCACGACGACTCCCCCATCCACGTCCTGGGGGAGATCACCGAAAAGGCGCGGATAGCCGCCGGCAGGCGCGCCATCTTACTAGTGGCCGAGAGCGAGAACCAGGACGCGCGCTGCCTGCGCGATAAGGAAGCTGGCGGCTTCGGCATGGACGCGGTCTGGAACGACGACTTCCACCACAGCGCCTACGTGGCGCTCACCGGCTACCACGACGCCTACTACTCGGAATACTTCGGCTCGCCGCAGGAGCTGGCCTCGGCGGCCAAGTGGGGCTACCTGTACCAGGGGCAGTTCTACTTCTGGCAGGGGAAAAGGCGCGGCTCCCCAACCATCGGCGTGAGCCCTGCCTGCTTCGTCAACTACATCCAAAACCACGACCAGATCGGCAACTCCGCCTGGGGGATGAGGATCGACCGGCTCACGAACCCTGCGGCGCTCCGGACCATGACGGCGTTCCTGATGCTCGCCCCGCAGACCCCGATGATCTTCCAGGGGCAGGAGTTTTCCGCAAGCTCTCCATTTATGTACTTCGCGGACCTGAGCCCGGAGATCTCGCAGGCGGTGCACGCCGGCCGAATCGAGTACCTGAAGCAGTTCACCAACATAGACGCCCCGGAGATCATCGACACGATAGACAAGCCGTACGAGGTGAAGACCTTCGAGCAGTCGCGGCTCCACTTAAAGGAGCGCGAGCGGCACGCGAAGACCTACGCGCTCTACCGCGACCTGATCCGGCTGCGGCGCGAGGACCGGGTCTTCAGCCGCGGCTATGCCTGCCATATCGAGGGGGCGGTGCTGGGGGCGAGCGCCTTTTTGCTCCGCTATTTCCTGAAGGGGGACCAGCGCCTGCTCCTGATCAACCTGGGGCGCGAGCTGCACCTGGTGCCGATCCCGGAGCCTATGCTGGCGCCGCCGGAGGGATGCGACTGGGAGATCCTGTGGACCAGCGAGAAGCTGGAATTCGGCGGCTCGGGAACGCCGAAGCTCGACACGGAGAAATTTTGGCGCATACAGGGGAATGCGGCGGTGGTGCTGATTCCGGTCCGCCAGGGAGAAGAGCCATGA